One window of the Ammospiza nelsoni isolate bAmmNel1 chromosome 2, bAmmNel1.pri, whole genome shotgun sequence genome contains the following:
- the XG gene encoding glycoprotein Xg, giving the protein MEKFRSIFLLCLGFLLVYVRGQDDFDLADALDHPDDIITRKPTVIRRPTRPVYNNDLHLGDALGGGDISRKPLYPPLPPRPGSYGNSGGFDDSDLIGGKPLPPGDQEHHFNHGGNTDSGLIAGVTSPVISAFVILIVGSIAAYTAYKNKKLCFKPRGGAAV; this is encoded by the exons ATGGAGAAattcagaagtatttttcttttgtgcctTGGCTTCCTCCTAGTCTATGTGAGAG GTCAAGATGATTTTGATTTAGCTGATGCCCTTGATCACCCTG ATGACATCATCACCAGGAAACCCACAGTGATCAGAAGACCGACAAGACCTGTATACA ACAATGATCTACATTTAGGAGATGCTCTTGGTGGGG GTGACATCTCAAGAAAACCTTTATACCCACCTCTTCCACCACGCCCAGGAAGCTATGGCAATTCTG GAGGTTTTGATGACTCAGATCTGATTGGTGGAAAGCCTTTACCACCAG GAGATCAGGAGCATCATTTCAATCATGGAGGGAACACAG aTTCAGGTCTAATTGCTGGAGTTACATCTCCtgtaatttctgcttttgtgaTACTGATTGTTGGATCCATAGCAGCCTACACCGCTTACAAGAATAAGAAACTCTGTTTCAAACCACGTG gtgGGGCTGCAGTGTAA